The following is a genomic window from Xenopus laevis strain J_2021 chromosome 2L, Xenopus_laevis_v10.1, whole genome shotgun sequence.
GATATATTCTCGCCCCACAGGCTTTTCTGCCCGCATTTATGATGTTGGGGGCTGGAGGTGACGGGTGCTGTGCAAACAGATGTGGGGTAAGGATCCAGAAATTTTATAGTAGACGGCTTTCACAATGGCAATTTCTCTTCAGGtacattttccggaaacccgttttccaaaAAGCTCTAAGGGAGGCCtcctcccttagactccattctatccaaataatcaaacttttttgaaatgatttcctttttctgtgtaataataaaacagtaacttgtacttgatcccaactaagatataattaatccttattggaggcaaaacctgcctattgggtttatttaatgtttacatgaatttctagtagacttaaggcatgaagatccaaattggtcccaaacattctggataactgtattGCTCCAGTGTTTGCTTCTGATTTGAAACACTTGGCCACTAGGAGGCACTCTAATACTTTAAAATCGGtggatgagaaaaaaaaagtaatttaaaggagGGTAGTTATTGTCCCCATTTTTCTACTTCTACAATCCCAAAAATGTAGTGAAAATTCCAGCAAATTCGAAGCAGAAGGTTCAGTTAAGTCCTAGCTGTTGTGTATATGTATACAAGTAACAagtgtctataaatatatatatatatatatataatactatttaTCATATATATGTAATACTCATCTTGTTCCTCCGTTCACCTACAGATGTTGTTATCAGTCCTGCTGTCGGCTCTGGGGGCTGCCGGGGGACTGTACTGTGTCATTATCTCAGCCATGGGCTTGATACAGGGACCTAAGTGTGACACTGGAAATAACATGTTTATATATCCCTTCAGAAACACCACCGAAGAGTAAGTCAAATATCACAATAATATATCGGTTTTTTGCagtttaaaaggagaactaaacccccatataataaaacccagaagaagatggcgcccgtgagctctgtgACGCTTACTCTGCAACGAGGGTTAATTACAGTATATGGGGCAATTACTGGAATTATCACGTGTGCGGGCGGGAGCAGAGAGGggagactatgtagggtagggggtagtggattttattatatgggggttgaattctcctttaaaacggcTGTGGTTTTGTTGCCCATGCCTTGCTGAGCATTTATATCTCATTGCTAATTAAAGGTTTAACAGCCGGCACTACAATGGCTTTGTATATCTGACCACTGTGGTCTAAATGTgagtttaagggtcagggcatacgctcagattcggggagattagttgcccagcgacaaatctactcttcttcggggcgactaatctccccgaacttcctccaCTACATCCTGGCccaaaactgaccagcaggtggcgctgttgtaaacagtacatgtatcctttaatatcttggaattttaaaaaaaatgaatgtcaattgcaaaagtgcttaaaataacacatgaattttacattcacttattttaacggtttacttatcctttatccACTGAACATGCAGCAACCGCTCAAATGATGGCTTTCGTTATTCTCATTGCTTGAGACCAGGGACAGACAAAGGCAACAGAAAGTGAAagaaaataagattaaaaaacaGGAAAGATAGAATGGGATGGtataaaatgaaaggaaaataaacagcatatgtaaaaatgtatagtgtaatgaatagaataaatgtaatatttttatactagtgatccccagccagtgacTCGTGATCaatattttgctcaccaaccccttggatgttgctcccagtggccccaaagcaggagcttatttttgaattccaggcttggaggcaagttttggttgtatataaaccagatgtactgcaatACAGAGCCTCCcattggctgccagtccatataggggctaccaaatagccaatcacagcccttatttggcatcccctggaaatattttatgcttgtgttcctctgcattcttttttacattcaaatgtggctcatgagtaaaaaaggttggagacccctgattTATATTATTCTTGGAACATTTGCTAATCCTAACAATAATAAAAGCAGCTTTCGAGTTTCTCTGTCTCTCTAGGGAGAACTATTTGTTTAACCCAGAGATCTGGGACACATGCAGGGAACCTGAAAACATTGTGCTGTGGAACATCGTCTTGTTCTCTATCCTTCTGGGTATCGGCGCCATTCAAGCCATTCTGTGCCTCATTCAAGTCATCAATGGCCTTATTGGATTTCTGTGTGGCACATGCATGAGGAAGAGAAAGGTTAGTTACCCTTTCATTTCATTATTATCCATGGACAATAATTATCTAGGATTATTTTTTGCGGAGAGGCACATTTGTGGGTTATAAGTTGTATCGTTACATAAATAAAacgtttacaggtatgggatccgttatccagaaacccattatcaagaaaaacCCAAATTACATGAAGGCAATGTCCTGTAGACtctattaaaatgaaataacttgcatttttaaaatgatttccattttctctgtaataataaaacagttccttgtacttgatcccaattaaggtACAATTCATCCTTATGAGAGGGAatataatcctattgggttttatttaataccTAAACTATTTTCAATTaggtttaaggtatggagatcctttttttcaaatgtttaaaaatgtgtttttggggTTTGCAGGGAGGGGTGAAGTGCTTGAATTGTAATTAGGTTTTCTATTTCTAAGTAACAGATTCTGAGTTTGTCTTTTCTCTTTTAGACGGGAGTTGCTTGAGCTGCGTGACACCGGACGGCTGAAAATTAAGCTGAAAATGACAATATTGTGTTTTTGTATTTGAAGGACACTCGGGAAATTAACATTATTCTAGgaaaagttaatatatatatatatttgtatacatgtaATTGTGGAGAACCTGGAAGTCAATTTCTCTATGTTGTATAAATTCTAAAACTGATAAAAAACATTCCTGCACTAGTTGAAGACATAATGTAGCCGTGTGCCCACAGGGGCCACAATAAGGGCATCATACGTGTATCGTGCGTAATTctaaggtaccgtatatactcgagtataagccgacccgagtataagccgaggtacctaattttacctacgaaaacttgatggtgacagagaattgccaaacggattactgtgtgcattgtcccactgtcccactaccatgtgcagagggtgctgtgtgatattgccatcactgttaatccttcatataaccaacagagggagctgtgtgatattgcagtcactgttattctttcatataaccaacagagtgcgctgtgtgatattgcagtcactgttattctttcatataaccaacagagggcgcactgttattctttcatataaccgacagagggagctgtgtgatattgcagtcactgttattctttcatataaccaacagagggcactgtgtgatattgcagtcactgttattctttcatataaccaacagatggcgctgtgtgatattgcagtcactgttattcttcatataaccaacagagggcattgtgggatattgcagtctctccccaagtgaactgttggtataggaatgattaaaagtgactgcaatctcagctactgcccgctgacccgagtagaagccgaggtagactttttcagcacattttggatgctgaaaaactcggcttatactcgagtatatacggtattacaaatacaggtatgggatacaacctgcaatccagaaagctccaaattacagaaggccgtctcccatagactcctattttaaataattcagaattttaaaaatgatttcctttttctcttttgatcccaactaagatataattaatccttattggagaaaagaccagcctattgggtttatttaatgtcaacATTATTTATTAGAGTTAGAGAGGTCCATATTACGGAAGGATCTTgggtcccgagcagtctggataatagatccgatacctgtatatgAGCAGAAGGAAATAAAAGGCATTTGTCCAGGACACACAGCATCTTTTTCTTGACTTTTTgcatcagggatgtccaacttaTTGTCCTACAGATGATGTTGAATTTCAGCACTGAACTGCTGGAGTGTTCTCTGGGAGTCAGCTCTATTCATTATTCCTATAACTTCAATGCCAGGGCACCTTGCTCTTAACTCCAGCACAGATGCCAAAATGTGTTCAAAGTTGCACTAGCCCAGTCActcaaccaaccaaccaactaACCAACCAGACATTGACTTTCATTGTACTACCTGTACTGGACTAAACAAGGATAACTGTTGagtggttgctgtgggttacaatAGAGGAATCGGTTGCACCCATGGTAACATATGCAGCAAAGAAAGTCTAAGAGCTCTAGAAGCTATAACTATGAAGGTGAATTTTGTCAAAGAGAAGTCACAAAAGCCTTGAACTGAGCTCCAACTGGTAAATTCCTATCACTGATGAGATCAAGTACAAAAAAACAGCATCTTGTTCCAGAAGATACCATTGTGCTTTTGTACTAATATTTCCataattattttcaataaataattttccACGTTGAGATTATGATTTGCTTGGTATTTGCCATGGTGACGGTGAAACTGAACATTTGTGTCTCTGAACCCAACAGCTGGGAAGGATACATTAAGAcaagaaggttgaacttgatggacagtcaaatgaaatgattgtgttacTATCTACTGTATGAAACCAAATACCAAAGAGCCATGTTTGGAATGATATGATCGTATACTAATGTAGGTGGACTCCACTGGTTAATACTTGCTCACAAGCTCCCCACACCACCCGGAAAGCCTTAAGTGAATTCTAGAGACTGTTAGAGCCCAATACCCACCCTTATATTCACTCCATGGGAATGTTCCTTCAACTGTTGAGTTGTCATCCTAAAGGGGAGCCCAGAACAATGGATGGGGAACAGCCAGAGGGAAATTTAGAATAGAATTTGGAGAGAATCATTCTGAGATATTTTCTTGGATAATCACTAACTGTGTGAAACATTATTATCGACTAGCAGAATTCGAGAAAAAGGCAGCTTTGAGTATTTTAAACCCTCATCAGAGTGGAAAAATATTATACAATCAGGGAAGTCCAACCCTCCAATGACCAAATCAATATGCATAATATGAACCTTACTCACAAAGGCTTCCATGTATGAAGCTTTCCTGCAGAaaatatacactaaggggcacatttactattggtcgattatcgagggttaattaacccttgatattcgaccctcgaagttaaatccttcgactttgataattcgttcaatcgaacgatcgaaggaaaaatcgttcgatcgaatgattaaaccCTTCGATCCCAAATGacttagaaaacctatggggaacttccccataggctaacattggtgctcggtatattttaggtggcgaagtaggtggtcgaagttttttttaaagagacagtacttcgactatcgaatggtcgaatgatttttagttcgaatcgtccgattcgaagttgtagtcgaaggtcgaagtagccaaaaatatccttcgaaattctaagtattttttattctaatccttcactcgagctaagtaaatatgcccctaagggtcaggggacacaggcagattcagggagattagttgttcGCCGACtagtctccctgaactgcctccaaTGCCTTCCtgtcagctaaaatgtaaatcaccggcaggatggcacttggtgCAATTCGTTTTCGGAAGTCGCCGAAAACTCGTGAGGAAttgcgccgagtgccatcccgtcggtgatttacattttagctgacgggaaggcaggggagactagttgcctcgaagaagaggaatctgcctgtgtgccctgacccaaaGAAGGTGTGATATCAGGACAACCAACTCAGATACAGCTTTGCGTCATAGCATTAAACAAGGCCAGTTAGTGCTAATGGCCACATGTGTAAAGGAGTAACCCAAACAGACAACTGGTAGTTACCAGGTCCAGCTTCAATGGGTGCAAGTCTGTCAATGGTCACTTCCACAGGAATAACAATGCAAATATCTGAAGAAATCATTGTGTCAaaagaagggatgcaccaaatccagaattcggttcggggttCGACCAAGTTTTGGCCAggatccaagtgcctggccgaatccaaaaaatctcgtgacttttcatcacacaaaaaaggaagtaaagTTATTTTAACTGCACCTTCTGCGCATGGTTCTCTTTCACACTTTTTCTCctaacttacatatgcaaattagggttcgaattcggttcggtattctgccaaatctttcacaaaggattcgggattcaggcgaatcctaaaatagtggatttggtgcatccctagtcaaataATTTATCACAAAACCCAAACTCCCATCAAACCCTAATAAGCCCAGCCGCTGGTGAAGTTGCAAGAGATACCCAAACTGCAAAATGTCAAAGCAAATTAAAGGTGGTTTCACTTTTGGGTTTTGGACACCCTTCCAGTGTACAAGCCTTTTAGTTGTACTGCATGATTGAAAATATTAGTTATCATTCACCTGATCCCAATATTACCTTCAGCTGAGGGCTGCACAGGCAGGGATCCCCTGGTCACAGTCAGATGGTGTCTGTATATAGAGGCATCAGAGGCTTATCCATATCTagagatttagctttttattaccTCAACCTTGATAAAGACTTGGTTAAGAAGGTAGCTGGACCACATATTTTCTCACACACAGGGGAGAAAAAGATATCCAAGTaaagaagaatgccaatacctgtatttgcagcaaacggggtgatcccaaatgtATTCAAAGGTGCTATACAACACTTTTCaaacgatcaaacgtttcgggaccgcatggcccttcctcagtgaaaCCCAACCATAGAGATTGTGCATATTTATAGACAATTAAACAGTTTAGCTGTTTATTATTCGCCTAAATACCCAAAAGGAAGATAAATGTCAGTGCCATTGATACAGTCAGTGTTAAAGATGCTCAACATCGCAGAGCAATGCttctcaaactgtggggctgccaCCAGAGAGGCTGGAGCAGTGGATGGGTTGCCCAGCCTCAAGCCCAGTTCGGGTAAGAGACGAGAAGAATGCTTATTTGCTCCTGTAGACATCCCTCAAATAAAAGCAAGAAGGTCAAAGAGAAAGAATTTGGGGTGAACATTTAGTTGGCTGAATTGTTGATACAGCAATGTTGACATGagtttgtaaccttgttatgggctaaagTGGGGACCCTTACCAAAGATTCAACAACAGATTTTGGTGCGAAAAACAAAATCTGttctagagattttttttataaaaccagtaATTAAGAACGTATGTGATAGCTCAAGATTTTGTCGATTAGTAGACAATTGAGTTAGTGTTGATCTGACCAAGGTCAAGCAAGAAAACAGATGACACAATGGTCATGTATTATATGTTATTCCCAATCTGTGTGTATTCAATAATAAAACCAATCTATGAATTCCTCTTAACAGGTGCAGTATTTTTTATTACCCCAATGAGATCCAAGAATTATATGACTATGATGGCCCCTATTCAGGAAATTCAATGACCAACCTTCTCTTTATCCCAGCACTGATTGGAGACGTTTTCTGGTTTGCCGCCATACTTGCTTCATTGGGTAAACTCAGGTTATTTACTGGGGTTAATTTTGTACTGTAGGTACAAACGTATCCGAGTGCAGGTTTCCATTGCTTCCATTTTTCTTACTTGTAATAGAcaattgaaaaacaaatgctgaatGTCTATAGAGCAGTTTAGAGCCCGTATCGCAAGCAGATTATTTTCTCCTTTTGTTTTAAGTCATTTCGGGAACACAAACTGCATGAAAGCAGTAGACAGCAACACAAAAACACATGACGATCATGCTGTGAAGCTGCCTGAACACCTGACTGTGTAGATTACATTTGTTTGTTGATTACTGACAACCAGTACCAAAACAAAGATTTTAACATGTGCTAGAAAACCTGTTTAACTGTCTAACTGAGACGCTCAGCAGAGTAAAAATTCTTGGCAATGTTCTGTTGTACAGATGGTGCTCATTCAATTTAGTGTTTCTGGGTGCTGCCTATACTGGTTGCTGTCCAATATTTAATATTCAAGACTCACTTTCCTACCAGCTCCATCCTTAGCTTAGACCTTCACTTTTGTGCCAAGACTTGGCTTGTCTCTTGACACTTATAAGATTTGCAAGTATTTTGTGGTGACTGGTGGCTTCATTGGAGTTTCCCAATAGGCATTGGTTTCACTGGCCTCCATTAGCTTTGTATGAAGAGAGACTGCCAAGGCCACTGTGGCTTTTGTAGGAGTGAAAAGGAGACGGGTATAAGGGATGAGTGCTACAACCACATAAAAGTTGTGATGCACTTGCACAGACactaaataagaaaaataatgaaaatgggGGAGACAGGAATGTGCATTGGTCAATCCCCTCTCTTCCAATAAAGTGAAAAAGTGTGGGGTTTACATTGACCTGGAATGGTGGCTTGACAATTTTATCACCATAGCTTTATAactaaaaacacctgtttgttGAAAATATATGAACTTGGACAGATACTAAATTGCTAATGAAATAGGAGCCCAGAGAATGTTCATTGATAGATCCCCCTCTTTCTTCTATGTTTGTggctaatttggccagatcagttgcacttctATTGCAATTTACTTGccctttgagtgctcccacattCCCCTTTTTGTTCGGTGGAACACAGAAGTGCTCTTGCTAGCAAGTCCTTACTAAGTGCACCATTAAAGGATGTAGACAGTCCCTCAATAAAGCCCttattcatggggtccctgaACCCAACCTAACATAGGGTTCtaggtttcccttcttttaaTGAGGTATCCTCTTGGCTCAGATCCTCCATCACTTTTACCTACTAAGGTAAATCCAGAGAGAAAACTATTGAATTCCTCCCCTTTTATACACACAAGGAAACAAGGCacatacagaaatataaatatttattacaacaGGAATAGTTTAAATCCTGCTCAGTAGGGTTAGTTAACTCACTGTCTGGAACAGTACATTCCGTGTTACCTTCAGGAGCTCTTTGACCACCACTAATGCCAGTAAAATGGCAACTTGCTTTACAGAAATTGTACCCCTGCTTAGCTTTATGCTCACCCCATATCCATCACATATTCATATAACAGCCTGAAGCCCTTTCAGAAAAATGAAATGAAGGTACATTCACTGTTGGCAAGACATCATAGTGATGTCTTAAAAGTCAAAAAGCCATTTTGAAGACTAGGCTAAGAAAGAAAGGATTTTACTATAACTACAGCATCTAATACAGGCCCCACAGTAATGTCCCCTGCTGGTTGATTACtcataaacataaaaatgtaattctacgTAGGTTAGTAGAGTGTTTTCAGAGCTTGGCATCCAGCATATGATCCACAGGAGCAAGTCTCCATGGATGGTGTAAATAACATTGTCACCAACTGCTCTAGGGCCTTGGGAATATTCCACGGCAGATATATTTCTAAAGAGTCTTTTCTGCTACAACCACACAAGCAAAAGTGACGTCCACCCTAAGTGCTTATATCTCCTTACTTCTGGCAACCCCATCCATCTTAGTTGGAGCGGTTGCAGCTTCCACGGGAGAGCATTTCATTGTGTATAGACAACCCTGGTTTGGAAAGTGCCTGAAATAGGACCCAGAATATTGTTAACTAATAATCAGACTAGTTATGGTTTGCTGACGTCCTATGAAAGAGGAGAATCCGGTATGATTTTGCCCATTGTGTTGCAGCATTTATGTCCCATGTATGTGTCAGTGGCTGGGATGGGAACTTTTGTAGCAGCCATCATGTCTTCTGCAGACTCTGCTCTTCTGTTGTCCAGTTCTGTATTTGGTTATAACATCCTAAATATACCTAAATGTTAGTAGAGCTTTACTTTATCTAGATATCTAGATAACCCCAACATtcttacccttgagccacattcaaaagcaataagagttggggagcaacctggGTGGTgtcaagtaagggctgtgattgactatttggtatgTGGACCGTCAAtatacaggaggttctgtttggcagtacacctggtttttatacaaccaaaacttgtctccaagacaggaatttcaaaaataatcacctgctattgggctactgagagcaacatccaaggggttggtgagcaacatgttactcacaaggtactggttggggatcactgatttagagagGTAGGTGTCATCTGGTTACAGTATGGTCATGAACACTCTTTGCAAATCCTTATCAAAACTGATCCAGATGAGGGCAAACATGTGTGCGTATTTCATTCCCAAACCATCTTGACTCATGTCTCTGCAGAAGGTTGCTCCCCATACTGGCACTTCTCCAAGATCCTCCATTTATGTAGATATCAGATCAGATTTTGCACTTAAACACCAACCCTGTATGTACTATTGTTAGTGAAAATGCTATAGCATTTTACCTATAAGTGAAGAAACCAAATCTCTGTATTGTCCTTTGTGTAATAGTCTGCATTCACTGTTTTAGTGCCACTAATGCTTGTAGGTCATCCATCCATATTTGACGGACACCTAAAAGtggttgatgcaccatgcacgaataaatatacTTTGATATATAACTGATGGTtaatgccatgagtgctttctctggacttttattgatttattggttagcacccggcgagAAACCcaatgaatggtgagtgccgtttgatcccacatatatatatatatatatatatatatatatatatatatatatatatatatatatatatatatatatatatatatatatatatatatatatatatatatatatatatatatattataaaaaggccaattctaagcaacttttcaattggtcttcattatttattttttatactttatgaattatttgcctttttcttctgactcttgctagctttcaaatggaggtcactaaccccgtctaaaaataaatgctctgtaaaaccacaaatttattattattgctaccttttattactcaattcaaatcaatgcatgattgctagtgtcatttggaccctagcaaccaggttgctgacacagttaaataactcaaaaactacaagtaataaaaaatgaaaattgtctcaaaatattgctccttacatcataccaaaagttaactcacgAAAGAATCGTGTAAATCGGAAATTGACGAAAAAGtagctcgcgtcaattttgatgctggcattaaagtcaatgggcatcagaatagtgttgacgcatggcgattttgacgcgagtgacttttcggacgcgtgtccagatttttttgacgccggcgatttttcgaGGGAGATTCGTgaatgtattcaccggcggcagaaattcgccgcaaattcgtgccagccaaatttatccgcccatcactaattatcatgcCATGCCATCATATACTCTGTGATCTGAAGTATAATCATTGTATCAATATTGTCTTTCATCTTTAAAGCTGACTGTAAATTACTTGAGTGAATTAATTTTAATCTCAGATTAAGGAAATTGCCTTGACGatacaacatttttaaagttattgtTATCTTCATAGAGAAATCGAACTATTTCTGTAATTTCTTTTTAGCAAGCAGCATTAGTCCTGTCTAATTTATGGCAGGGATTCCAAATGAACGCTCAAGATCAAGTCAAACAAGAGAACGTTGATGTAATAACCCTATATCTGAACTATAAGCACTGGCAAATGttctgggggaaaaaatcccTCTTAATAAACCATATTTGAATGAAATGATAGTCAAGAAACTCTGATTTGGTCTTTTTAGCTCAATAAAtgccttttattataatacattctTTATAAACATTCATATATATAACCTTACATCCATAATGCGTATGTATTAAAATAGGTTATACTTTCTTAGTAAAGAGATGCAAAATCCATAATTAAACGTTTATTTACATTCATCCTATCTGCTGTCTTCCCTGATTGTTTTGTCTTCTTGCTGTTCATCTTCTTCCTCTTTGTGATCTCATTTTTCCTCTTTCCTTATGTTTATCCATGATTCACTCTAATCTtacttcttttctttctctccatTTGCTTTCTCTCTATACCTTCCTGCTTTGCATTTcatctctttctcttctccttctcAATGTCAGACTGACCCACCATCATACCAGGAATATATCCGGTGGGTCAAAATACCCCATGGGCCCTCCTGGTCCCCCAACCATTCAACTTTCTATTCCTATATCAGGTCCACTCCCCATTTCTGTAAGGGAAAAACTTAGTAAGGTAATAGTATgaaaagaaaagaggaaaaggAGAGTGTGAGTCGAGTCGACGAAGAAAGGTGGGCCTGCTGTCTAAGGATTTCTGGTAGGCCTCTAGTCTGATACTGCTCTTTccagaccccattttttcccctcCTGTTGTCCCACTTTATTattcttcattatattttattgtttctttgtcATCTTTGATTTAATGACACATggacacacatatttatatatttaaatcctATAAATGATAACTGTAGAGAAAACACAACAGGCCactacactatacatatatatatatttctagagTACTGGTGCCCTTTAGGTAATGGTTTACCTGTTGCTGTCAAGTTAAGGAGCAGTTTGATTGATACATGACCGTATAGTCTATCTATTCCTATGTATGTTTTATCAGGTAggataaataaaagcaaataatcgGGGTAGAGCAAAATAATgtcagatttatatatatatggcagcTAGCAGTGGTTTCCCTGTAGTCAGGTCTTTTGGAGACTCGCCTGTTCCTCCAACTCCTGTTGAGACAGACGAGACGTCTCTTTTCTAAATACATTGCAGACATCCAGCTGAGGgggcaatatttttttcataaacaaaaaCTCAGCCAAATAAGAAACGACAACAATGGTGATCAAGCTCACGGTCATGGTGAATGTTTTGAATGgaaactgctgtatgaagacgcCATCAACAAGAATGCATCCTGGGTAATGGAGAACAGGAGGGATCTTCAAGGCACTTTCTCCACCCAGAAGTCTCAGAACAAAGCCAAGTATGAAGCCAGCTGCCGAACCATAGGTGTTGGTGCCAGGGATGAAGAGGGCACAACAAAGCTGCGGGAACAAGATCGCATACACCAGTTCACCACTGAGAAACCACATGTCATACACAGAGTTGGACAGAAACGCTAGGCCCGTCCCAGCTGATCCAAGCAGAACCATTGAGAGACGCATCACCCAGAGGACTTCTCTTTCAGAAGCCTgcacaaaaaatggaaagaagtaTCACTAAACCATTTATATTTGGTTTTCTGACAAATCAACCACTAAGTCAGTAACCACTGACACAGTTATAATTGCACACAGTAACCTGCTCAATAGATTGTGAACAAATGAAAATACTCAAGATGGCTATAGACAAGTGTTTGCAATAactcaaaataactcaaaatgtaTTATGTGCTAATCGGGGTGGCCAGTCTCTTCAAAAGCTCACAACCAACTCATCTGTCTTCCAGGATTATACCACCATGAAGCACCATACAATGTCCCTCTAGTTGCCCATGTGTTAACTTTGG
Proteins encoded in this region:
- the LOC108707577 gene encoding transmembrane 4 L6 family member 1, translating into MCTGKCSRIIGVLLFPLGICAIVANLLLYFPNAQILEVDQITDFVWFFHGIVGAGLLAFLPAFMMLGAGGDGCCANRCGMLLSVLLSALGAAGGLYCVIISAMGLIQGPKCDTGNNMFIYPFRNTTEEENYLFNPEIWDTCREPENIVLWNIVLFSILLGIGAIQAILCLIQVINGLIGFLCGTCMRKRKTGVA